One window from the genome of Oncorhynchus kisutch isolate 150728-3 linkage group LG21, Okis_V2, whole genome shotgun sequence encodes:
- the gtf2h5 gene encoding general transcription factor IIH subunit 5: protein MVNVLKGVLVECDPAMKQFLLYLDETSALGKKFIIQDLDDTHVFILAEVVHILQERVGELMDQNSFPITQK, encoded by the exons ATGGTCAACGTACTAAAGGGTGTTCTTGTCGAGTG TGACCCTGCCATGAAGCAGTTCCTACTGTACCTAGATGAGACATCTGCCCTGGGAAAGAAGTTTATCATCCAGGACCTTGACGACACCCATGTTTTCATTCTGGCTGAGGTGGTCCACATACTCCAGGAGAGAGTTGGGGAGCTGATGGATCAGAACTCCTTCCCCATCACTCAGAAATAA